The window CGTTGCCTTACCCGTATGATGCCCTCGAGCCTTACATCGACGCACAGACGATGGAGATCCACCACACCCGACACCACCAGGCGTATGTCAACAACCTGAACGCCGCCCTGGAGAAATATCCCGAGCTCCAGGACGTGCCGGTGGAGACCCTCCTGCGCAACCTCCCCAGCGTCCCCGAGGACATCCGGGAGGCGGTGCGCAACAACGGCGGCGGCCATCTGAACCACAGCATGTTCTGGACATTGATGAAGCCAGGCGGGGGCGGGGAGCCGAGCGGCGCCCTGGCCGAGGCCATCGCCAAGGCCTTCGGGAGCTTCGCCAACTTCAAGGAGCTCTTCACCAAGGCGGCCCTGGGCCGCTTCGGCAGCGGCTGGGCCTGGCTCAGCATGACCGCCTTCGGGAAGCTGGTGGTGCACTCCACCCCGAACCAGGACAACCCGGTGATGGAAGGCCTGATCCCCCTGCTGGGCCTGGACGTCTGGGAGCATGCCTACTACCTGAAATACCAGAACCGGCGGGCGGATTACGTCCAGGCCTGGTGGAACGTGGTGAACTGGGATCAGGTGGCCGCCAACTACGCGAAGGCCCTCGAGGCCATCCGCACCGGCGTCCGCGCCTGAACTCTCCTGCGAGGAAGAGGCGCCGTCCGAAGATCCGCGAGCCCGGTCCGAGAAGGCCGGGCTCGCGCTGGTTTTCCCCGGCGCGGTTGCCGGGAGGCCAAAAGCATGCCAGGATGAACGCGAGGACGTTCGGGAGGGGTTTCGAATGGGCTACGCGCCGCTGACCCTCCAGGAGGTCGCACGGCGGATCCGGGAGGCTCTGACGGATCCCGAAGGGGGAGAAGCGGACGCCTGGCTGCCGATCCGGGAGTTCCTGGATGATTTCCGCGCCGCTGCCCCGGAGGTCCGGCAGGCCATGATCGAGGCCCGCCCGGAGCCCACCGGGGACC is drawn from Thermoflexus hugenholtzii and contains these coding sequences:
- a CDS encoding superoxide dismutase — translated: MAHTLPPLPYPYDALEPYIDAQTMEIHHTRHHQAYVNNLNAALEKYPELQDVPVETLLRNLPSVPEDIREAVRNNGGGHLNHSMFWTLMKPGGGGEPSGALAEAIAKAFGSFANFKELFTKAALGRFGSGWAWLSMTAFGKLVVHSTPNQDNPVMEGLIPLLGLDVWEHAYYLKYQNRRADYVQAWWNVVNWDQVAANYAKALEAIRTGVRA